A portion of the Rhinopithecus roxellana isolate Shanxi Qingling chromosome 21, ASM756505v1, whole genome shotgun sequence genome contains these proteins:
- the HSBP1L1 gene encoding heat shock factor-binding protein 1-like protein 1 isoform X1, whose protein sequence is MHRPCGAFWGCPWRPRALLSNAAGSRPSRGLGSARFGSGRRGAWGRGRVLQGGPSSPCRCSARLSAPPPPPPPPPPWNAARSARGLPAAHTAIAELSCRHLAPGPRGPRNPPEAPGPRSTWTRGALKPPAGARCGMR, encoded by the coding sequence ATGCATCGCCCGTGCGGAGCATTTTGGGGGTGCCCGTGGCGCCCACGGGCCCTCCTGAGTAACGCGGCTGGGTCCAGGCCGTCCCGGGGGCTCGGCTCAGCTCGGTTCGGCTCGGGAAGGCGCGGAGCCTGGGGGCGCGGACGAGTCCTCCAAGGCGGCCCCTCGAGTCCCTGCAGGTGCAGCGCCCGCCTCTCcgctccgcctccgcctccgcctccgcctccgcccTGGAACGCAGCGCGCTCCGCCCGAGGCCTCCCGGCGGCCCACACAGCAATCGCGGAGCTTAGCTGCCGCCACCTCGCGCCGGGTCCGCGCGGCCCACGGAACCCCCCTGAAGCTCCCGGCCCACGATCCACATGGACGCGCGGGGCCCTGAAGCCCCCGGCGGGCGCGCGCTGCGGGATGCG